The Porites lutea chromosome 4, jaPorLute2.1, whole genome shotgun sequence genome contains a region encoding:
- the LOC140933028 gene encoding LOW QUALITY PROTEIN: uncharacterized protein (The sequence of the model RefSeq protein was modified relative to this genomic sequence to represent the inferred CDS: deleted 2 bases in 2 codons): protein MTTDRGGWLLVSNVVSHGSSPTQLPVKTSYRGVNSKEMVLTKSAMKELRNHLHFSQIRFHCKKRGGRTFHITTAANSKGEAAVKYLSGETDLMPASCGSFVIMSNDNSRLADVCKDWGYQRGSFKVGKWGAERDQNRLYDHPAFAEAAYHWLLVPSGRWECDDFVVAVSRGDFWKIFAR, encoded by the exons ATGACAACTGACAGAG GGGGATGGCTTCTTGTATCCAACGTTGTTTCGCACGGTTCATCTCCCACTCAGTTGCCAGTTAAGACATCGTACCGCGGAGTAAACAGCAAAGAGATGGTACTCACAAAAAGCGCCATGAAGGAGTTGAGAAATCACTTGCATTTCAGTCAGATAAGATTCCACTGCAAAAAAAGAGGAGGTCGTACATTTCACATCACCACGGCTGCTAACAGCAAAGGTGAAGCTGCTGTGAAATACCTCAGTGGTGAGACAGATCTGATGCCTGCCTCTTGTGGTTCGTTTGTGATCATGAGCAATGATAACTCGCGGTTAGCA GATGTCTGCAAGGATTGG GGGTACCAAAGAGGTTCTTTCAAAGTTGGCAAATGGGGCGCCGAGAGAGATCAGAATAGATTATACGACCACCCTGCTTTTGCAGAGGCAGCTTACCACTGGCTTCTTGTACCGTCTGGCAGGTGGGAATGCGACGATTTTGTCGTGGCAGTGTCACGTGGCGATTTTTGGAAAATCTTTGCGCGATAA